AACCTTCAACGCCATCGCCGATCTTTTCGAAACCACCGCCCGCATGGTGGCTCGAAGCTGGCCAAGTCAGGATCCCCTGGCCCAGGGCATCATCCGTCGCCTGGAAGAGTCCCGAAAGGATCTCCTCCACTTCGGGGCCATGGCGCAAAAAGAGCTGCGCGGAGAGCCTCTGACCGGCCAGGAGTACGACGACATCCACCACGTCGCAGCCAAGGCGGAACACAATTTTCTGGTCTTCTTCAGCCTGATGGCCAAAGAAAACGCCCTCATCGCCCCGGACCCGATCATGAAGGTCGCCGAAGTGGCGGGCACCGAATTCAACAGCTTTCTGCAGGCGGCTGTCGGCTATCCTCTGGAGTGGGATCAGATCGTACCCTCCTTCGGACGCCGTGAAATCGTCAAGGGAGCCATCTATTCGTACCACGAATTTGTCACCAACCAGCCCATGAATGACGAAACCTGGCGCAGCGCGGCGGCTACAGCCTCCCATCCCCGCTGGGTGTCGCGTTATCTTTCCGACTCCCCCCTCGACTGCAGCCCCAGGGATCCATGAAACGCCACTGCTGGGGTCTTCTGCTCCATCTGGTTGTTTTACTTGGCATAAACCTGGTAGTGGCCGATGGGGAGCGACTGATTTTCGCCGGAGACGTGCTTCTGGGCCGGGAAGTGGCCCGGGAAATGGACCGTCGCCCCGGTGAATCCCCCTGGGCCGGACTCACGGAGATCAAACAGGCCACATTCGCCATGGCCAATTTCGAAGGAGCCGTGGGCGGTGAAGAGACGGACTGCGACTCCCGAAGCCCCACGCCCTGTTTCCGAATTGACCCATCCAGGCTCTCAGCTTTGGGGCAAGCCGGTTTTTCCGCCGTTGGCCTGGCCAACAACCACGCGGGCGATCTGGGTGAACAAGGCCGTCTGCAGACCCGATCCGCACTGGAAAAGGTCGGAGTGGCCTCTCTCGATTTCGCCACCTCTCCCGGATTCGTCCGCCTGGGGCAGCACACCCTGGGTTTGGTGGCCCTCAACCGCATCGGGGACAGGAATCGCCGGCAGGATCCCGCCCCTTCCCTGGACAGCGCCCGAAAACTGCGTCTGGCCAGAACGCTTGCGGATTGGGTGGTGGTTTTCATCCATTGGGGAGCGGAATTGCGGGATTGGCCTCAGCCGGAGCAGATTGAACTGGCCGAATGGTTAATCGGACAGGGAGCGGATCTGATTATCGGGCATCACCCCCATGTACCCATCGCCCCTCAATGTCTGAAGGGACGCCCGGTTTTCTTTTCCCTGGGCAACCATCTGTTTGACCAGAAGTATCCCCAAACCCGGCAAGGTTTGATGGCCGATTGCCGAATCGAGGACTCGTATCTGAGCTGCGACGCCGTAACAACAACCACCGCTCCCGGATCCTTTTTCCCCCACCGGGAAAACGCGACGACGACGGGAATCGCCGATTGCCGCATTGCGGCGGGGGGTGGGCTGCACCTGGCAAACCATCACCTCCGCCCCTGGGGTGAAGCGGGGCGACTGCTCACCGCGCCCCTGGTTCTGGAAGGAACCTCCCCGGACCACCGCTCCTGGAAAAGCGCCGCCCGCCATCTGCTCTCCCTGGAAGCGGTCTCTTTCGAGGCCGACAAACCGCCGTTGCTGTTGAGCATCGAAAGGCACCCCTCCTCCCTGGACCGGGAGGAGGGGCCCCGTCCCTACGTCTATCAGGTGGCCGACCGGGGTCTGGTGGCCCGCTGGCGCGGCAGCGCCCTGGCCTGGCCTCTCATTGAGGCCCAAGCCATGCCGGCAGGGGATGGATTGCACCGGCTCTGCGCCCTGCATCGGGCCGACTCCTTCATTCGGCTCGACCCGGCCAACAAGGAGACCCGAACCGCCCTTTACCAATGGAACGGCTTCGGCTTTCGCGCCGCCAACGATCCGGAAAACGAGGCCCGTTGCGAAGCACTTTATAGGGCGCTGCAATCAAAGGCCCTG
The nucleotide sequence above comes from Magnetococcales bacterium. Encoded proteins:
- a CDS encoding CapA family protein gives rise to the protein MKRHCWGLLLHLVVLLGINLVVADGERLIFAGDVLLGREVAREMDRRPGESPWAGLTEIKQATFAMANFEGAVGGEETDCDSRSPTPCFRIDPSRLSALGQAGFSAVGLANNHAGDLGEQGRLQTRSALEKVGVASLDFATSPGFVRLGQHTLGLVALNRIGDRNRRQDPAPSLDSARKLRLARTLADWVVVFIHWGAELRDWPQPEQIELAEWLIGQGADLIIGHHPHVPIAPQCLKGRPVFFSLGNHLFDQKYPQTRQGLMADCRIEDSYLSCDAVTTTTAPGSFFPHRENATTTGIADCRIAAGGGLHLANHHLRPWGEAGRLLTAPLVLEGTSPDHRSWKSAARHLLSLEAVSFEADKPPLLLSIERHPSSLDREEGPRPYVYQVADRGLVARWRGSALAWPLIEAQAMPAGDGLHRLCALHRADSFIRLDPANKETRTALYQWNGFGFRAANDPENEARCEALYRALQSKALPS